From Halostagnicola kamekurae, the proteins below share one genomic window:
- a CDS encoding NAD-dependent epimerase/dehydratase family protein, producing the protein MTLGSRSGRKDVDASESPTIAVTGAAGFIGSRVIQRFQSVHPEWTVRALDNQYRGQVESVGDVDIAHIDIRNRRRLETFLDGADVVLHLAALSGVDDCQEHPDLAYEVNVTGTNNVAWFCRKTGAALAFPFSMTVLGDPETFPITADLPRDPVNWYGRTKLLGERAIESLTDGSFPAHLFLKSNLYGDHVVGDTVVSKSTVINFFVDRATAGESLTVYEPGTQSRNFIHVKDVARAYVRSTERLLEQLAADETGTETYEIAGTEDPSVMAVAETVQELASEELGASTDVTLVENPRNGETMVEDFAVDTSKANEILGWEPTHGVDESVRELLRRDAQ; encoded by the coding sequence ATGACGCTTGGATCCCGTTCTGGCAGAAAAGACGTCGACGCGTCGGAATCACCAACGATTGCGGTGACCGGTGCAGCCGGATTCATCGGCAGTCGCGTCATCCAGCGATTTCAGTCGGTCCACCCCGAGTGGACCGTCCGTGCACTCGACAATCAGTATCGCGGACAAGTCGAGTCAGTCGGTGATGTCGACATCGCACACATCGATATCAGGAACCGCCGTCGGCTCGAGACGTTCCTCGACGGCGCAGACGTGGTCCTCCATCTGGCCGCATTAAGCGGCGTCGACGATTGCCAGGAGCATCCGGATCTGGCCTACGAGGTCAACGTCACTGGAACGAACAACGTCGCCTGGTTTTGCCGAAAGACCGGTGCTGCGCTCGCGTTTCCGTTCAGCATGACCGTTCTGGGGGATCCAGAGACGTTCCCGATCACCGCGGACCTCCCTCGAGATCCGGTCAACTGGTACGGACGAACGAAACTCCTCGGCGAGCGGGCGATCGAGTCGCTCACCGACGGCTCGTTCCCGGCCCACCTGTTTCTGAAGTCGAATCTGTATGGCGACCACGTCGTCGGCGATACGGTCGTCTCGAAGTCGACCGTGATCAACTTCTTCGTCGACCGAGCGACGGCCGGCGAGTCGCTGACGGTGTACGAACCGGGGACCCAATCGCGAAACTTCATCCACGTCAAAGACGTCGCCAGAGCGTACGTCCGGAGCACAGAACGGCTCCTCGAGCAATTGGCCGCCGACGAAACGGGTACGGAGACGTACGAGATCGCGGGCACCGAGGATCCGTCGGTGATGGCAGTTGCTGAGACGGTACAGGAACTCGCAAGCGAGGAACTCGGCGCATCGACCGATGTCACACTCGTCGAAAACCCACGGAATGGTGAAACGATGGTCGAGGACTTCGCGGTCGATACGTCGAAAGCTAACGAGATACTCGGATGGGAGCCGACCCACGGAGTCGACGAATCAGTACGCGAGCTGTTACGACGAGACGCCCAGTGA
- a CDS encoding ArnT family glycosyltransferase: protein MTWWQGVGAAVKSQFLSDLRNDRYLRYILLAALVLAGFYFWHRIPNFATWDEHNRLLDPLVAYSSVLSNPSPAGLHEGVSWGRAPFGATFYVYAIAVLPVVLAAVLTGNVEAITGIGFPADTYAHYPVWASTPEWVWTWSLVFVRLTNVVFAVVTVYLVYRLGTELRNRWTGRLAAALLTVTFGFLKLAKEGGEDIPATMCLVLAVLCLLRYVRTGRRRQFYLASVAGGAAIAFKLTIAPLVLLFGLAFLLSARTDDGSWREVLSQPRFLLKGAGIGAVTIFLGFPTALVGHVDLVALRIGGGAGRTSTAVGPTAPLWWWYLRTYVSAFGWPLLVAATGGVLATLAALWRLAPETIRTPAPEFDERILLIAGLGCFWLLFSTWHDFRVHHLLPTIPFLVVLLADSLWRLRDRRRTVGRVLVAVLLVSSTLYAAVGVGMYSSMPRDEATEWLSDNADDNATMETYYHGFLENAIPHDMQINPIWRGMDDPTVEACPTYIQVGYKELLYLQNIPDDQRGYDIDSRVDERARYIRALLDGEYNYEIVAEFGDRPPNFVPSRAEPGSVRDLVALGINPHSDQYGDEQELRANQYVAILKHEGTCIEDRNPPW, encoded by the coding sequence ATGACGTGGTGGCAGGGCGTCGGAGCCGCAGTGAAATCCCAGTTCCTCTCGGATCTCCGGAACGATCGGTACCTCCGATACATCCTGCTCGCGGCGCTCGTACTCGCCGGCTTTTATTTCTGGCACCGGATTCCGAACTTCGCCACGTGGGACGAACACAACCGCCTCCTCGATCCGCTGGTCGCCTACAGTTCGGTCCTCTCGAACCCGTCGCCGGCTGGCCTCCACGAGGGCGTCTCGTGGGGACGGGCCCCGTTCGGGGCGACGTTTTACGTCTACGCCATCGCGGTGTTGCCGGTCGTGCTTGCGGCGGTGCTGACCGGCAACGTCGAAGCAATCACCGGGATCGGCTTCCCCGCCGACACGTACGCTCACTACCCGGTCTGGGCGTCGACGCCGGAGTGGGTCTGGACCTGGAGTCTCGTCTTCGTCCGGCTGACGAACGTGGTTTTCGCCGTCGTCACGGTCTATTTGGTCTACCGACTCGGGACCGAGCTCCGGAACCGATGGACCGGACGGCTCGCCGCGGCGCTTTTGACCGTCACGTTCGGATTTCTCAAACTCGCGAAAGAAGGGGGCGAGGACATCCCTGCGACGATGTGTCTCGTTCTCGCTGTCCTGTGTTTACTCCGATACGTCCGAACCGGTCGGCGCCGCCAGTTCTACCTCGCGAGCGTCGCCGGCGGTGCGGCGATCGCGTTCAAACTCACGATTGCCCCGCTGGTTTTGCTGTTCGGCCTCGCTTTCCTGTTGTCGGCCCGAACCGACGACGGGTCCTGGCGGGAGGTCCTCTCCCAACCGAGATTCCTGCTGAAAGGTGCCGGGATCGGTGCCGTGACGATTTTCCTTGGATTCCCGACCGCACTCGTCGGCCACGTCGATCTCGTCGCGTTGCGAATCGGCGGTGGCGCGGGCCGAACGAGTACCGCCGTCGGTCCGACGGCACCGTTGTGGTGGTGGTATCTGCGCACCTACGTCAGCGCGTTCGGCTGGCCGCTGCTCGTCGCGGCCACCGGAGGCGTTCTCGCAACGCTCGCGGCCCTGTGGCGACTAGCACCGGAGACGATCCGGACGCCTGCACCGGAGTTCGACGAGCGGATCCTGCTGATAGCCGGACTCGGGTGTTTCTGGCTACTGTTTTCGACGTGGCACGACTTCCGCGTCCATCACTTGCTACCGACGATACCGTTTCTCGTGGTGTTGCTCGCCGACTCGCTGTGGCGGCTCCGCGACCGTCGACGGACGGTCGGACGCGTCCTCGTCGCCGTATTGTTGGTCAGTTCGACGCTCTACGCTGCCGTCGGCGTCGGCATGTACTCTTCGATGCCGCGGGACGAAGCGACCGAGTGGCTGTCGGATAACGCCGACGACAACGCCACGATGGAGACGTACTACCACGGCTTTCTGGAAAACGCCATCCCGCACGACATGCAGATCAATCCGATCTGGCGCGGCATGGACGATCCCACCGTCGAAGCCTGTCCGACCTATATACAGGTAGGGTATAAGGAACTCCTGTATCTGCAGAATATCCCGGACGATCAGCGGGGGTACGACATCGATTCGCGCGTCGACGAACGAGCACGGTACATCCGCGCGCTGCTCGACGGCGAGTACAACTACGAGATCGTCGCCGAGTTCGGTGACCGGCCCCCGAATTTCGTCCCGAGCAGAGCCGAACCCGGTTCAGTCCGCGATCTCGTTGCGCTGGGTATCAACCCACACAGCGACCAGTACGGTGACGAACAGGAACTCAGGGCGAACCAGTACGTCGCGATATTGAAACACGAGGGCACGTGTATCGAGGATCGCAATCCGCCGTGGTAG
- a CDS encoding lysylphosphatidylglycerol synthase transmembrane domain-containing protein, producing the protein MNRPSPRAVLVTAVQYGIGLAALAWLLTQVRFGRLLTLLERLDGITVGLIVLVSVLGFCGRFYTWHVVLNRLQPVSFWDAARTDLIVNFVNQLLPSRLSGRVAAPFVLRSETGLSYSDAVAASGVHTGIYAVLYGLVATIGIAVAATALSTEILLLIALSTGLYLAAGAVVLLGGTNLTLLDYLIATLERPLGRLPRVGDAIVAKIGDAVDFTAASTAAFRALSGSPVVWLGYAAGWTIALALAPAARVWLLLEAFGVSFQPAVLLPLVLVMAYSVTLLPLTPGGIGVTEATATVVFVALGVPNAVIVPVVFVDRFLGVYLPALGGWYPSIHLDLSELSTDTDAGE; encoded by the coding sequence GTGAACCGTCCGTCACCCCGGGCCGTCCTCGTCACTGCAGTCCAGTACGGCATCGGACTGGCGGCGCTCGCCTGGCTGCTCACGCAGGTCCGGTTCGGACGGCTGCTCACACTGCTCGAGCGTCTCGACGGGATCACCGTCGGTCTCATCGTCTTGGTGAGCGTGCTCGGTTTCTGCGGTCGGTTTTACACCTGGCACGTCGTCTTGAACCGCCTGCAGCCGGTTTCCTTTTGGGACGCGGCCAGGACTGACCTGATCGTCAATTTCGTCAACCAGCTCCTTCCGTCGCGTCTCTCGGGACGGGTCGCGGCCCCGTTCGTCCTCCGGAGCGAGACCGGACTCTCGTATTCCGACGCCGTCGCGGCTTCCGGCGTCCACACGGGGATCTACGCCGTACTCTACGGGCTCGTCGCGACCATCGGGATCGCCGTCGCCGCGACCGCGCTGTCGACTGAGATCCTGCTGCTGATCGCGCTGTCGACCGGCCTGTATCTCGCCGCCGGCGCGGTCGTACTGCTCGGCGGGACGAACCTGACGCTTCTCGATTACCTGATCGCCACCCTCGAACGACCGCTGGGGCGACTCCCCCGGGTCGGCGACGCGATCGTCGCGAAGATCGGCGACGCCGTCGACTTCACTGCGGCGTCGACGGCGGCCTTCCGGGCGCTTTCCGGTTCGCCCGTCGTCTGGCTGGGCTACGCAGCCGGCTGGACGATCGCACTCGCGCTCGCACCGGCCGCTCGAGTCTGGCTCCTGCTCGAGGCGTTCGGCGTTTCCTTCCAGCCGGCAGTGCTGTTACCTCTCGTTCTCGTGATGGCTTACAGCGTCACGTTGCTGCCGCTTACTCCCGGCGGTATCGGCGTCACCGAAGCGACGGCGACGGTCGTCTTCGTCGCGCTGGGCGTTCCCAACGCCGTTATCGTCCCCGTCGTGTTCGTCGACCGCTTTCTCGGCGTCTATCTCCCGGCACTGGGTGGCTGGTACCCCTCGATCCACCTCGACCTCTCGGAACTGTCGACCGACACCGATGCGGGTGAATAG
- a CDS encoding polysaccharide deacetylase family protein yields MTDRAVFSIDFELFEHTPAYRNAAGTAAEEAIGLDGGDFLRAALSDRNATATCFVVAEVAKHYPEAVTALADAGHEIASHTQTHRLLTDLGREERRVELADSRTVLESVTGETVSGFRAPAFDIADDHFRSLADAGYAYDSSVVSSRRIPGWYGGEHDIHRPSPATAVDPDAPAAISELPASVCPGIRLPLTGTWLRFFGPRYTVMGMKLLARRDITPVLYVHPWELVDLPAVDGVPKRVYFRTGSWMRRAVEYILDQPFEFTTARNVIEADTVDGDRP; encoded by the coding sequence ATGACTGACCGCGCCGTCTTCTCGATCGACTTTGAGTTGTTCGAGCACACGCCGGCGTACCGCAACGCGGCGGGAACCGCCGCCGAGGAGGCGATCGGGCTCGACGGCGGCGACTTTCTCAGAGCGGCACTGTCGGATAGGAACGCGACGGCGACCTGCTTCGTGGTCGCGGAGGTAGCAAAGCACTATCCCGAAGCGGTGACGGCGCTGGCCGACGCGGGACACGAAATCGCCTCGCACACGCAGACGCACAGGCTGCTGACGGACCTCGGGCGCGAGGAACGCCGGGTGGAACTGGCCGACTCCCGCACCGTTCTCGAATCGGTCACCGGCGAGACGGTCTCCGGGTTTCGGGCCCCGGCGTTCGACATCGCCGACGATCACTTCCGGTCGCTCGCGGACGCGGGCTACGCGTACGACTCGAGCGTGGTGTCGAGCCGTCGGATTCCCGGGTGGTACGGCGGTGAACACGATATCCATCGCCCGTCGCCCGCGACGGCCGTCGATCCGGACGCGCCGGCGGCGATCAGCGAACTTCCGGCCAGCGTCTGTCCGGGCATCCGACTCCCGCTGACCGGTACCTGGCTTCGGTTTTTCGGTCCTCGATACACGGTTATGGGGATGAAACTGCTCGCCAGGCGTGACATTACGCCCGTCCTCTACGTCCACCCCTGGGAACTGGTCGATCTCCCGGCCGTCGACGGGGTCCCAAAGCGGGTGTACTTTCGGACCGGGTCGTGGATGCGGCGCGCGGTCGAGTACATCCTCGACCAACCGTTCGAGTTCACGACCGCGCGGAACGTGATCGAAGCGGACACGGTCGACGGTGATCGGCCGTGA
- a CDS encoding DUF2304 domain-containing protein: MVEYTFVNVIAVLVGLVFLANGLYIVREGREAIFLFLMSLVVGTGLIVVGLYPDLFQFIATLLGLELKARAILVISNLTLFVVVTYLLNRIGRLYDKLSRLNEQVSYLRTELEEMDD; encoded by the coding sequence ATGGTTGAGTATACGTTCGTCAACGTGATCGCCGTTCTCGTGGGGCTCGTCTTCCTCGCGAACGGCCTGTATATAGTTCGTGAAGGGAGAGAGGCTATCTTTCTGTTTCTCATGTCGCTGGTCGTCGGTACCGGACTCATCGTCGTCGGGCTCTACCCAGATCTCTTCCAGTTTATCGCGACGCTTCTCGGACTCGAACTGAAAGCGCGCGCGATCCTCGTTATCTCGAACCTGACACTTTTCGTGGTCGTGACCTATCTCCTGAATCGGATCGGGAGACTCTACGACAAGCTCTCGCGGCTGAACGAACAGGTCAGCTACCTCCGGACCGAACTCGAGGAGATGGATGACTGA
- a CDS encoding glycosyltransferase family 2 protein, whose protein sequence is MRVVAVIPAYNESDTIAEVVTETSDYVDDVVVVDDGSTDGTAAIAREHGATVIEHVFNTGVGGAVRTGYQFAIRRDYDFVLQIDGDGQHDPEYIPTLLERAEDHDMVIASRYLNESFQEYSFVRKLGITFFTKIVNVLGGVDITDVTSGFRVYRVSALREILHRSDKHWAVEQTLEAAKNGQRITEVSIEMPTREAGESQFTLDTFLLYPFRMTDVILRVLVFR, encoded by the coding sequence ATGCGAGTAGTCGCCGTTATCCCCGCATATAACGAATCCGATACTATCGCGGAGGTGGTAACCGAAACGTCCGATTACGTCGACGACGTGGTGGTCGTCGATGACGGGTCGACCGACGGCACGGCGGCAATCGCCCGTGAACACGGGGCGACGGTCATCGAACACGTCTTCAACACCGGCGTCGGCGGCGCGGTCCGGACGGGGTATCAGTTCGCCATTCGGCGTGACTACGATTTCGTGTTGCAGATCGATGGTGACGGGCAACACGATCCCGAGTACATCCCGACGCTGCTCGAACGGGCCGAAGATCACGATATGGTCATTGCCAGTCGCTACCTCAACGAGAGTTTTCAGGAGTACTCGTTCGTCCGCAAACTGGGCATCACGTTTTTCACGAAAATCGTTAACGTTCTCGGCGGCGTCGACATTACAGACGTCACGAGTGGGTTCAGAGTGTATCGCGTCTCGGCCCTCCGGGAAATTCTGCACCGCTCAGACAAGCACTGGGCGGTCGAACAGACCCTAGAAGCCGCGAAAAACGGCCAGCGTATCACGGAGGTTTCCATCGAGATGCCGACCAGAGAAGCGGGCGAATCGCAGTTTACGCTCGATACCTTCCTCCTGTATCCGTTCCGAATGACCGACGTGATCCTCCGCGTACTCGTCTTCCGATAA